From the genome of Ziziphus jujuba cultivar Dongzao chromosome 4, ASM3175591v1:
TTGTACTATCAATTTCTTTCCCCAGAATCAAGATTATAATTAGTAGCTTCAAGATCTAAATCAAGAGTATAATTAGTAGCTTGAAGATCTaacttttgttattttattttatatttaaaaataaaataaaatgaaattatattatattatttttttttggtagcagAAGAGGAATCAAATGGAGGGAAAGTGGAGAAGAAGATGGAAGGAGTGGCTTCAATAGCATTATTGCCAAGTGGGTCCATATCTGGCCACTTCATTGAGCTTCCCCATTCTATTTGCTATGGCCTTCACGGCACTGGTACTTCCTACTTAACTTTCCTACATAGATAAAATGGTGTTTTTGTGTATGTCTTTTGTGGAGTTCTACATGTATTCTGCTCCTGCGATTCCAATCCTTAATATGATACATTATTGCGTAAGTGggttttattttaaacttcaattcGAGTAAGCACCTTGTGGAGCTACCCAACAGATTGTTTGGAGGATGAATAAGAAATGTGGCCATGTTTTTTAAGCAAATGGAACATCTATGTAAGACCATACTATTGAAGCATTCATTTTCTCTGGTTGGTCAATTTTTTTGTTGTGGGAAGATTACTGGTGTTTAAATGAATTCGTCTTTTGGTGCTACAAGTTCTTTAGACAACATGTTTTACAATCTAGTCCCTGTTATTACTCAaagtttcttttaattttttgttctttttgcccggacactttgatttgatttttcccCCGCACTCCATGGTGTGTAGAATTGGCATGTGAAAGGGAGTGTAGCAGGGGTGAGGATTATCGTCTGGTCAAGCTCACAATCATAGACTACATTGTAGGACTTCTGTGTATAATttgccttttcttcttctttcaattAGTGAAATGGTACTTTTTATCCCTCTCAATGTTATATTTGCTGGTGGTCCTTTTATTAtaacagagaaagaaagaacaaGTTGTGGTTGTGGAGCGTAGGGGTCATGATGCTGCTCGATTGTGTAGCGTTGATCATGCTCATGGGTAAAGTCATTTTTGAATGCTTATGTTAGTGTTTGTTGGATAAAACTATGAGTAAACGGTCATGTCCATTATCttcttttataatttgtatGTCTTTGGTCCTAAGCATCAAATTCAATGAGTAAGATAATAGGGATATAAATaacatgttttcttttctttttgcaatCATTGTTAGGCAGTTGGGAGAAGGATATTGTCGGTATGGTTGAACAAAAGCATGGGAAGCCCAAAATGTCAGTTTCTTTTGACTGTGAGACACTGAAAGCTGATACAGCAGCCGAAGATCATATCAGGCAGTTCATGCCCAAATTAGCTGGCCTAGATGCGGTTGGTATGTAAAAGTTATTCTCTATTTCATAACTTACATGGAGAAgctattctttaccttttaagagtattattaaaatttgcTTCGGAATTAAACTTACGGTTTTAATTTTAACTGCAGTACGCCTTAAATTACAACATTGTACACTGTTTTGTTGTTATAGTTTAGACTTGGTGAACTTATGTAGAGCGTCCTTGGACACATTAATTGTTTGCCAAGATTGTAGAATTCAAGTTTTCCAAATCTTGTATTTTGAGGTAGTAGCATGTACCATTACTCTGAGACTGTTAAATCCTTAACCATCTCTTTCGCATTCTTCTAATTCTTGATTCATGCGATCCTTCACCAACTAGACTGCACTTtcgttttatatttttgatttttcactAGCTAAATTGTACATGCATGCAACTAAACTTTGCTTTGAATTAATTCTTTAAACTGTAACTGAAGATGCCAATTTTGCAGTTAACATTGGCCGGATGAGCATTATAGGGGTGGACTTTGAAGCTGAGGAATAGACTTGGGAGCAGAATTTGTGATCTGATATAAATCCACATCATCCACATCTTTTCTTGTATATATAGACATAATTAAGCGTACTATCATGAATGTGATTTACTGAAAGCTCCGTGTGCCAAATAGGCATATATTGAATGACTACCTGTGATGAAACACAGTAATCTAAAGGCGCCTGATAAATTAAGATTTTAGCCAACAAAACATTCTCTTCGTATTCTGGACAACCTTCACTGACGTTCTCCATTTTCCCTACTTTTAGCTAAATCAAAATGAGAAAAAGCAAATGCTGAGTTATGCCAAGCCACTGCTGTTAAGTTGTCTCCCTATTTTTTGTCCTAGGACAGAAAAGTCAATTACAGGACATGGACCTTCGCTCTTTCGTGCAACGGATACATCATATCTATTACCGAAAAAGAAGTGGTGTTTTTCaagtttgatttaatttatgGATTCCCTAAGTGCAATTCAAATAACTCATCATAAAATGGATGGCGCTTTATGAGAAAGTCAAGTTGACAGGAAACTGGATTGATCATAACGCAAATGTACAAAACTTATTGCACAAATCAATATGCCATCCACACTCATGTAATAGTAATAGGCCATACATAAATGTACACGGGTTTACATTGTACATGGGATTACATTGTTCAGTCACAACCTTTATATCTAGATGACATCCGAAAAGAAATGGCGTTGGCAATATCGTTTGGACCCATAAACTGGAAAATTTTGGCCAGGGCATGACTCGAAAAAAGTCCGAATCAGATTTGGATGGTTGATTTAAGCTTTCTGCCAAAGAGAAGTTGATTCTAAGACAAATGATGTCTACATACCCAACTTCATGATTCCAATGATAACTGTGTAAGCAACGAATACATCTTGCATTAGTATCTCTCATGAGAAGAAAGAGAGTAAACCATACTACATAGACTGCAGAGCATAGCAGCATAGGTACATAATCAAagcaaatataaaaaacaaatatttcccTTCCTTTAGGGGATGGATTTTGTTTCATAGCCAAAAGTTCCAACATTAGAAGGTAAAATTTCGAACACCAACTTGTGGAAGGGAGAATACAAGTAAAAACACAAGAGCAATAAGTTCATAAAATGCACAGGGTAAATCTGTACAGAAAACGTTGATTAAGATATGaatttttcgaaaaaaaaaaacgtataaAGTATTGACCTATGTCATGTATCTTATAATAAGTGTATAACaggttaaaaataattatgatgcatatttaaaaatcaaagatAGGATGTAGCACCGTGGTAAGGTCATGTTATCCTAAAGTTactcaaaaacaacaaccatGGGTGCCAAGTTCATAATCTAAAGTTTCTACTCATGCACGAGGTGTGAATTGAATTTTCATGTTACTGCCACTGCAAAGCCTCCATGAAGGCACCTGCGGCAGGACAAATGTGCAATGAGCCCCAtgtaaaagattttattttgattgCTACAAACCAAGAGAGGTAACTAGGAATTTCCATCTATGACAAAAAAAACGAGAGAATCTACCCAAAGTTTCACTACAGTTTCTCTCAGTCTCAGAACATAAATCAAAGTTCATATTGCAATAGTGTACCTGTTTCTACCCTTTATCACTCGAATTCAGATGCCTCTTCTGAATCAGACAAAGGTAAGAGGGTGCAGATTCCAAGGACGTGTCCATTGAGGCAAACATAATACTCAACGCAATCCTCATAAGCAACCAACCTACAGCTGGCACTCTGAGGTATCATTTTGGCTTGCAGCATGCTCCACAACTTTGCCTTACAGTAAGGGCATACTTCTGTGGGATGAAGCTTGGCCCCCCTCTTAATCAGCATCTGTCGAACCTTTGACGTCGAAAATGACTTGAAAACTCCACGGAAAAAGCCAACATCCCCTTCCTCTCCTTGGTCAAGATGTTCGCAAGGATCAGAAACATATAAAACATCAGTTCTGCATTGTGGCAGTAGAAAGCTCTTTCCTGATGTCCTGGAGAATCTAGTCCTATAAACGAAGTGACCAGGGATTTGGATGCTATTAAATAGGCCACCCTTCTTACATCCGGAACAGTATATAAGCAGCTTCCCTAGTGCCCTCCAGTTACCATCTACACTGTGACTCCCACTAGACTGCAGATCAAGCATCATCTTTGGTGCTCTAGTTCGGCAAAATTCCTTCCATAGCACTCGCTTAGCAAGATCATCAAACCATTTGCACACACATGAAAGAGTAGCAATCATCTTCGGATTCCAATTCAATTGTTGGAACACTAGAAATACCACATCTTCGCTAAGATGCCCTTTCGTGCATTGACAGCTTGTTGAGTGGATACAACGATACTGCTTTGTAAGAATCATTGTCTCCACCTAAGAAGATGGACATATACAATGGTTACAAAGCCCTGTTGCACATATGCTTACAGCAAAAAGTATATCTCAGATTTCTAGTAACCACTTTATACTAATGAAAtagatcataaaaaaaattttcaaaaccaagATTAAAATCCTAAACTATGATTCACTTAAATAAAACCATTGAAACTATCCAATTTGTGGTTTTAGAAGCTACAAACTAGATGATCTCAATCCGATAAGTATTCAAATTCCTAAAAATCTATCTTAAAGCAACAAACTTTTCCTCCATTTTCTAAAAGCATGTCAATTACTTCCAAAATCTCAGATCCACGAAGCCACCAACATCAATGTTCAAACTATTTAAGCAAAAAATCGACTAAAATCTCGACCAAATACCTAAATCTAAACAGAACCAACATTAATTCTTCTCTTGA
Proteins encoded in this window:
- the LOC107415928 gene encoding uncharacterized protein LOC107415928 isoform X2, producing MEESNGGKVEKKMEGVASIALLPSGSISGHFIELPHSICYGLHGTELACERECSRGEDYRLVKLTIIDYIRKKEQVVVVERRGHDAARLCSVDHAHGWEKDIVGMVEQKHGKPKMSVSFDCETLKADTAAEDHIRQFMPKLAGLDAVVNIGRMSIIGVDFEAEE
- the LOC107415928 gene encoding uncharacterized protein LOC107415928 isoform X1, with protein sequence MEEESNGGKVEKKMEGVASIALLPSGSISGHFIELPHSICYGLHGTELACERECSRGEDYRLVKLTIIDYIRKKEQVVVVERRGHDAARLCSVDHAHGWEKDIVGMVEQKHGKPKMSVSFDCETLKADTAAEDHIRQFMPKLAGLDAVVNIGRMSIIGVDFEAEE
- the LOC107415926 gene encoding EID1-like F-box protein 2 yields the protein MILTKQYRCIHSTSCQCTKGHLSEDVVFLVFQQLNWNPKMIATLSCVCKWFDDLAKRVLWKEFCRTRAPKMMLDLQSSGSHSVDGNWRALGKLLIYCSGCKKGGLFNSIQIPGHFVYRTRFSRTSGKSFLLPQCRTDVLYVSDPCEHLDQGEEGDVGFFRGVFKSFSTSKVRQMLIKRGAKLHPTEVCPYCKAKLWSMLQAKMIPQSASCRLVAYEDCVEYYVCLNGHVLGICTLLPLSDSEEASEFE